One stretch of Nitrospiraceae bacterium DNA includes these proteins:
- the rlmB gene encoding 23S rRNA (guanosine(2251)-2'-O)-methyltransferase RlmB, producing the protein MLIYGLNPVVEALKAGTNVQEIYISSGRKDKNFFIEEKAKNKGIAVKIVSPKFFDSFPKGNQGIAAKTIQKDYVSIEELFQIPSKKNQIPFFLILDGIEDPGNLGAILRSADAAGVHGVIIQEHRSAGLSPAVAKTSAGASEHVPVAKINNIKHAMSEMKDNGITVIGAEAGSEVALWDADLNIPLAVVVGSEGKGLRKTVTEQCDFIVSLPMKGTLNSLNASVTAGIIFFEILRQRLSKK; encoded by the coding sequence ATGTTGATATACGGTCTGAATCCAGTTGTAGAGGCTTTGAAAGCAGGGACAAATGTGCAGGAAATTTATATTTCTTCAGGCAGAAAAGATAAGAATTTTTTTATAGAAGAGAAGGCAAAAAACAAAGGTATTGCAGTAAAGATTGTAAGTCCGAAATTTTTCGATTCTTTTCCAAAAGGCAATCAGGGAATTGCAGCAAAGACAATACAGAAAGATTATGTTTCAATTGAAGAACTGTTTCAAATACCTTCTAAGAAAAATCAGATTCCCTTTTTCCTGATTCTTGATGGTATAGAAGACCCGGGAAATCTCGGCGCTATTTTGCGTTCTGCTGATGCAGCAGGAGTTCATGGGGTGATTATTCAGGAGCACAGATCTGCAGGATTGAGTCCTGCAGTAGCAAAGACTTCTGCCGGAGCTTCCGAGCATGTGCCTGTTGCAAAAATAAATAATATAAAACATGCAATGTCAGAGATGAAGGATAATGGAATAACTGTGATAGGAGCAGAAGCCGGATCTGAAGTTGCGCTATGGGATGCTGATCTGAATATCCCACTCGCTGTTGTTGTAGGGTCTGAAGGAAAAGGGCTGAGAAAAACAGTTACTGAGCAATGCGATTTTATTGTGAGTCTCCCTATGAAAGGAACATTAAATTCACTTAATGCTTCTGTTACTGCCGGGATTATATTTTTTGAGATATTGAGACAAAGATTAAGCAAGAAATAG
- a CDS encoding DoxX family protein: MFLNSLSKYSDLGLLVMRLGLGAMFMYHGLPKLLAGPEKWIKVGSAMKYINVDFAPVFWGFMASFAEVFGAICLIFGFFFVPACILLTFTMTIAAVMHIGRGDSLQTASHAIENGIVFFSLMLIGPGKHSIEK, from the coding sequence ATGTTTTTAAACTCATTAAGCAAATATAGCGATCTTGGACTATTGGTAATGCGGCTTGGTCTCGGAGCAATGTTCATGTATCATGGTCTGCCTAAGCTTTTAGCCGGCCCTGAAAAATGGATAAAAGTCGGCTCTGCCATGAAATATATCAACGTGGATTTCGCTCCTGTTTTCTGGGGATTTATGGCATCTTTTGCAGAGGTCTTCGGAGCCATCTGTCTTATCTTTGGATTCTTTTTTGTGCCTGCATGCATTCTTCTTACATTCACAATGACGATTGCTGCCGTAATGCATATTGGCAGAGGAGATTCTCTTCAGACTGCATCTCACGCCATTGAAAATGGCATTGTTTTTTTCAGTCTAATGCTTATCGGTCCAGGCAAACACAGTATAGAGAAATAA
- a CDS encoding ATP-grasp domain-containing protein: MTGDMPTLCDSSVSSPDSLKLLTDAGLALPEKIISYSSSKEYLDTLRDIYTSGQKLALQYIHLESEVPADRYWVHPEKISFLNNKANIEKLVEQAYLPKRKILKSSKPNFKKLVSELPAVIKSVTNESSGTGTDVMICRNFEQLSYAENLFSTCSHFVCEEYLDIVRNLCLNYAVTASGEIKYLGCAEQISDSYGKYHGNWIDSKIIVPESAVKTGLEIAREGMLIGYWGFVGIDMAVLENGDIKVFDLNFRVNGSTRALLLADSILRTHGKQVIRLRTWKKINLSYRDLLNLIYKAMHKNILMPLCSYDPEVCGNDGASPRLTGMLLGSSRDEVIDIEKELAYLGLE; encoded by the coding sequence ATGACAGGTGATATGCCCACACTATGTGATTCCTCTGTATCATCACCTGATTCTTTAAAATTATTGACCGATGCAGGATTAGCGCTGCCAGAAAAAATTATTAGCTATTCATCCTCTAAAGAATATCTGGATACTCTGCGAGATATTTATACCAGCGGACAGAAGCTCGCACTCCAATATATCCATCTGGAATCAGAAGTGCCAGCTGACCGATATTGGGTACATCCAGAAAAAATATCATTTCTTAATAATAAAGCTAATATTGAGAAATTGGTAGAACAAGCATATCTTCCCAAGCGCAAAATATTGAAATCTTCAAAGCCAAATTTTAAAAAATTAGTATCCGAACTTCCTGCTGTGATAAAGTCTGTAACTAATGAATCATCTGGAACCGGCACTGATGTTATGATATGCCGAAATTTTGAACAGTTGTCCTATGCTGAGAATTTATTCAGTACATGCTCGCATTTTGTATGTGAAGAATATTTAGATATAGTCAGAAATCTATGCCTTAACTATGCGGTCACTGCTTCCGGAGAGATCAAATATCTTGGTTGTGCAGAACAGATAAGTGACAGCTACGGGAAATACCACGGCAACTGGATCGATAGTAAAATCATTGTGCCAGAGTCAGCTGTTAAGACTGGATTAGAGATTGCCCGCGAAGGAATGTTGATTGGGTATTGGGGTTTTGTTGGAATTGACATGGCAGTGCTTGAAAATGGAGACATCAAAGTTTTCGATCTTAATTTTAGAGTCAACGGATCCACAAGGGCTTTGCTTCTTGCTGACAGCATACTCAGAACACATGGCAAACAAGTTATTAGGCTCAGGACATGGAAAAAAATAAATCTCAGTTACAGGGATTTGCTGAATCTGATATATAAGGCTATGCACAAAAACATATTAATGCCGCTGTGCAGTTACGACCCGGAGGTCTGCGGGAATGATGGGGCTTCACCCCGGCTTACTGGAATGTTATTAGGATCTTCACGCGACGAGGTTATTGATATTGAAAAAGAACTTGCATATCTAGGTCTTGAATGA